ATCAAGAACTACTGGAAcactcacctcaagaagaagctGAAGAAGATGCAGAATAATCCTCCTCATCAAGATGGCAGCGCCTGCAGCAACTCACCATCGAAGGGCCAGTGGGAGAGGCGGCTCCAAGTCGACATCCACATGGCCAAGAAAGCCCTCACCGACGCCATCGACTTACAAGCCAAGCCTAAAGCTTCACTCCCAGCTGCCGCTGCCGCTGCCACCACCTATGCCTCTAGCACTGAGAATATTTCGCGGTTGCTCCAGCAGGGATGGATGAAGAAGAACCATACTCATCCCTCACCTAAGACGACTGAAGCAATTAGCAAGACCGACTTTTCGGCGATGGAGTCCTGCTTGTTTGGTCTTGATTCGCTGTCGGCGGGGGTGTCGGAGAGTGCTAGCTTTTCTCATGATGAATTCAGGGCAATCCTTCCCACTTCTGTGTTTGAGACTTGGCTATTTGAAGAAGAGAACAATAGATCGAGCCCGGTTGTTGATGCCATTATTAATTAGTTTGTGTGCTTGTAATTGTGACGATGAGTGATGCGTGTGATCACAAAGATGATCATCACCTCATATATATCTAATAAAACTAAGtgtaaatataaataattaatgcTTCGGAATCATGCATGTATAGGTTGttaagtgatattatttattcAACCTATTAGTTGTACGTCCATATACACTAGAGGGAATTGCTCAAGAAATGAATaattatcaaatttttatttatctttaggGGAATTATATATGCA
This genomic stretch from Zingiber officinale cultivar Zhangliang chromosome 7A, Zo_v1.1, whole genome shotgun sequence harbors:
- the LOC122002747 gene encoding transcription factor MYB30-like codes for the protein MGRPPCCDKEGVKKGPWTPEEDLVLVSYIQQHGPGNWRYVPTNTGLMRCSKSCRLRWTNYLRPGIKRGNFTDQEEKLIVHLQALLGNRWAAISSYLPERTDNDIKNYWNTHLKKKLKKMQNNPPHQDGSACSNSPSKGQWERRLQVDIHMAKKALTDAIDLQAKPKASLPAAAAAATTYASSTENISRLLQQGWMKKNHTHPSPKTTEAISKTDFSAMESCLFGLDSLSAGVSESASFSHDEFRAILPTSVFETWLFEEENNRSSPVVDAIIN